The following coding sequences are from one Dreissena polymorpha isolate Duluth1 chromosome 8, UMN_Dpol_1.0, whole genome shotgun sequence window:
- the LOC127842050 gene encoding uncharacterized protein KIAA1958-like, whose translation MSDEFDKVNFSLTWDELNNEHEQQATEVELTLSQFQEQYGFDPSILFTNEIELTIENETSPSSSAPSSSNVLPPTLDLHENKEFLDFNLTDVGDFIVQYENKKTVSKTLSDINKFKRFLMSKAESKEIHHIEPTLLDEYLATFLLSLKKSNGTDFEPSSLRGIIASVDRYLKRHRYGCSVMTGTGVQFALTRNTYNAKKKSLKKQGMGNRPREAHPLSDTDIDLLWEKGILGTESPKALLNTVWLNNCLHFGLRGTTEQYNLRWGDVRLRVDSNGVEYLELNERQTKTRTGENIADIRKVSPKMFGTSGPRNPVLIYKLYSNMRPSDFSSDQHPFYLATRTIDTASQWFLRQQLGVNKLGQMLKAMAKDAGFPEHKRITNHSVRKFLVQKLRNANIPPTEIMAITGHKNVQSITNYSTISVEQQQKCSNILAQSSKCNKQTASSCSPSCTETMVEMQPTQPLSTVQQVDLDFRPTQSLHQQMSFSRSNNFASQFFGATFHIQNFNVNN comes from the exons atgtctgacgaatttgacaaagtcaatttctcattaacttgggatgaattaaataatgaacatgagcaacaagcaactgaagtggaattaacactaagccagttccaggaacaatatgggtttgatccatctattttgttcacaaatgaaattgaattgaccATTGAGAATGAAACCAGCCCCAGTAGTAGCGCACCATCCAGTAGCAATGTCCTCCCCCCAACTTTAGATCTGCATGAGAATAAAGAGTTCTTAGATTTTAACCTCACTGATGTTGGTGATTTCATTGTCCAgtatgaaaataaaaagactgtatcgaagaccttgtctgacataaacaaatttaaaaggtttcttatgtcaaaagctgaatcaaaagaaatccaccacatagaaccaactcttcttgatgagtatttggccactttcctgttgtcccttaaaaagtcaaatggcacagattttgaaccaagctccctccgtggcatcattgctagtgttgacaggtacctgaaacgacatcgctatggatgttcagtcatgacagggactggagtccaatttgcactcacaaggaacacctacaatgcaaagaaaaaaagtcttaagaaacag ggtATGGGAAACCGTCCTAGGGAGGCCCATCCTCTGAGTGATACCGACATCGATCTGCTCTGGGAGAAGGGGATCCTTGGCACGGAGTCTCCGAAAGCCTTGTTAAATACAGTCTGGTTGAACAACTGCCTTCATTTTGGCTTGCGAGGTACAacggagcaatacaatttgcg gtggggagacgtccgcctccgtgtagactcgaatggtgtcgagtatctcgagttaaacgagcggcaaacgaaaacgcgcacaggagagaacatcgctgacataagaaaagtgtctcccaagatgttcggcacttctggaccaagaaatcccgtgttaatttacaagctgtactcgaatatgcgtccatctgatttttcttcagatcagcaccctttctacctggcaacacgcacaattgacactgcatcccagtggttcttgcgtcaacaattgggtgtcaacaagctgggtcagatgctgaaggccatggcaaaagacgccggctttcccgagcacaagagaataaccaaccactcagttcgcaaattcctggtccaaaaacttcgaaatgcaaacattccacccactgaaatcatggccataacagggcacaaaaatgtccagtccataaccaattattccaccatatctgttgaacagcagcaaaagtgttccaacattcttgctcagtccagtaaatgtaacaaacaaacagcttcctcttgttcaccttcatgcactgaaactatggtcgaaatgcagcctacacaaccactgtctaccgttcaacaagttgatcttgattttcgtcccacccagtcacttcaccagcaaatgtctttctctcgttcgaacaactttgcctcacaattctttggtgccactttccacattcaaaattttaatgtgaataattag
- the LOC127840430 gene encoding SCO-spondin-like — MYILPFTVSVIGDWVLLESASGLRVKADHASTVYVTLDKSKTAEHQVRGLCGNNNGVPGIPDEFSGTTNPTTFGNAFKVVNTGGVCPDSTAVQKYCPEATSRERREAEEACSYIRSSVFSGCHSLIDVNIWYRMCMNYHCAADTPEDKTAVRCFYTEAYARECSGQGVVVHWRTVAACPKECPPGLVYSDCASPCPATCQSLHQPVTCPADCVTGCQCPPGRVLQDGRCVEPAACQCEYNHIRFNNTAVIQIGCNKCKCYMGKWQCTDDKCSSSCDYYGMSHVKTFDGLEYEFEAAPCTYDLVQPASEAIKADPRANLVIRALHEDCGTYMAGRNCIAGVRVETQGESVVIQGGSVQVNGQDYTAYIQDKPYLSHHLYVKQVTSLFKLVRGFGFRVLYGQRRIYVSVESFYDNKIQGLCGKFNYVTNDDWMAPNGITENKAGAFVSHYMTPPNCARQTERPAFPDCPILKLQYAKEICEPVRDATSLWKRCRDLLDFNVYYQQCLSDVCSVNSLDVSAPACVILSVVARECALLGAEIDDWSGHASIRGKCDDLTRCGSSGGSVYSECSSSCQGHCRDKEVADTSCKEECVAGCTCPPGQIMDDNGDCVRLGQCTCYDKYAPDGDRIRKAGDVIERNCQRW; from the exons atgtatatactac CGTTCACTGTAAGCGTGATAGGCGACTGGGTGCTACTGGAGAGCGCTTCCGGTCTTCGCGTCAAGGCGGACCACGCTTCCACCGTCTACGTCACGTTAGACAAGTCGAAGACGGCCGAGCATCAGGTGCGAGGGTTGTGCGGAAATAACAACGGAGTACCAGGCATTCCCG ACGAGTTTTCCGGTACTACGAACCCTACAACGTTCGGTAACGCCTTCAAAGTGGTCAATACCGGCGGCGTG TGCCCAGACAGTACGGCGGTCCAGAAGTACTGCCCGGAAGCGACGAGCAGGGAACGCCGGGAGGCGGAAGAGGCGTGTTCGTACATCCGCTCATCGGTGTTCAGCGGCTGTCACAGCCTC ATCGACGTGAACATCTGGTACCGAATGTGCATGAACTACCACTGCGCGGCGGACACCCCGGAAGACAAGACCGCCGTCCGCTGCTTCTACACGGAGGCGTACGCCCGGGAGTGTTCCGGTCAGGGAGTGGTCGTCCATTGGAGAACCGTGGCCGCCTGTC CCAAGGAATGCCCGCCGGGCCTCGTGTACTCGGACTGCGCCTCCCCCTGCCCGGCCACGTGCCAGAGTCTCCATCAGCCCGTCACGTGTCCCGCAGACTGTGTGACCGGATGTCAGTGCCCGCCCGGGCGCGTGCTCCAGGACGGACGCTGCGTTGAACCGGCCGCCTGCCAGTGCGAGTACAACCATATCCGGTTTAACAACACTGCCGTCATACAGATCGGGTGTAATAAGTG CAAGTGTTACATGGGCAAATGGCAATGCACGGATGACAAGTGCAGTTCCTCGTGCGACTACTACGGAATGTCGCACGTGAAAACATTCGACGGTCTAGAGTACGAATTCGAGGCGGCCCCTTGCACCTATGATCTAGTGCAG CCTGCCTCTGAGGCGATTAAGGCCGACCCTCGGGCAAACCTTGTCATCCGAGCCCTTCACGAGGATTGTGGGACATACATGGCGGGTCGCAACTGCATCGCAGGCGTCCGAGTGGAGACCCAGGGGGAATCCGTCGTCATACAAG GTGGCAGTGTCCAGGTGAACGGTCAAGATTACACGGCCTACATTCAGGACAAGCCCTATCTCTCCCACCACCTGTACGTCAAGCAGGTCACCTCTCTCTTCAAGCTCGTGCGGGGGTTCGGCTTCCGGGTACTGTACGGACAGCGGCGGATATACGTCAGCGTGGAGTCTTTCTACGACAACAAG ATTCAAGGCCTGTGCGGCAAGTTCAACTACGTTACGAATGACGACTGGATGGCGCCGAACGGGATCACGGAAAATAAAGCGGGGGCGTTCGTGTCGCACTACATGACCCCGCCCAACTGTGCCCGCCAGACGGAACGACCCGCCTTCCCCGACTGTCCCATACTGAAA TTGCAATACGCCAAGGAGATTTGTGAGCCGGTGCGTGACGCAACGTCGCTATGGAAACGCTGCCGTGACCTGCTCGACTTCAACGTCTACTACCAACAGTGCCTGAGTGACGTCTGCTCCGTGAACTCGTTGGACGTCAGCGCTCCCGCGTGCGTCATCCTGTCGGTGGTGGCGCGAGAGTGCGCTCTTCTGGGAGCGGAAATCGACGACTGGAGTGGGCATGCCAGTATACGCGGAAAGTGTG ACGATCTGACCCGCTGTGGCTCTTCCGGCGGTTCCGTCTACAGCGAGTGTAGCTCGTCCTGTCAAGGTCACTGTCGAGACAAGGAGGTGGCAGACACTTCCTGTAAAGAAGAATGCGTCGCCGGATGCACGTGTCCGCCCGGTCAA ATAATGGACGACAACGGGGATTGCGTGCGACTCGGTCAATGCACGTGCTACGACAAATACGCGCCGGACGGTGACCGTATCCGGAAGGCTGGTGACGTCATAGAAAGGAATTGCCAACGATGGTGA